ACGCGCTGACAGTCGCCGTCGACGGCGGACCGACCCGGAGCCGCGACCTCCCCATCGACCGCTACGACGTTCGGGCGGGGTCGAACCACTACGTAGAAATCTACCCGGACGACATTCAGATATTTGCCGAGGAGTAGTCACAGCACCAGTCCGGACTGCAGCAGCCACACGAGAACCGTCACCGTCACCGCGCTGACGACGGTCGTCAGGAACACGGTCGCGCTGACGAATTCGCCCGGCGAGCAGTCGCCAGTCTGATGGCTGAACGCGCCGACGAGGATGATGGTCGTCACGCCGGTCGGCGTCGCCAACAGGAGCACGACCACCCGCGCGACTGTCTGGTTCTGGAACCCGATTGCGAGCACCGCGGCAAACGCGAGCACTGGCGCCAGCAGGAGTTTCAACGCGCTGGCGATCCCGACCGACCGGAGATTGCTGTTCCCGTCGACGTTTGAGAGCTGGATGCCGAGAATGAGCAACATCACCGGAATCGAGGCGTTGCCAAGCAGTTCGAGTGTCTGCATCACCGTCGAGTCTGTGGGCGGCACCGCACCGATCCATCGGAGCGCGAGCGCGACAACGACAGCGTAGACGAGTGGGACACCGAACACGCGGCGCATGTCCGCCAGCGGGCTGCTGCCACTGCCCCGGGCGGCAATGTAGATGCCGAGCGTGTAGAGCATCACGCCCTGCAGCGCGGTCACGAGGACGGCCGTGCTGCGCCCGGTCGCGCCGAAGGCGAAATCCGCCAGTGGAATGCCGTAGTTCCCGGTGTTGGGAAAGATAGACACGAGGACAAACGCGCCCAGCAAGGGTTCCGAGTGGCCCGTGAGGCGACCGACACCCTCTGCGAGGAGGACCATTGCGGCGGTGAACAGCACGACAGCGAGGACGACGCTCAGAATCGTATTGCCGGCCAGCGAGGACGTTGTCAGGCTGTGGACCACCAGCGCGGGCGCGAGAACGTACACCGTGATGGTGTTGAGCGCGTCGGGGTCGGTGCCTTTCACCCGGCCGAGGGCGAAGCCGGCCGCAGCGACGGCGACGACCGGGAGGATGGCCGTAGCGAAGATCGTCAGCAGTGACACGGCGGGGATGGACGGGCGAGCCTTAGAATCGTTACGAAGCCGCGGGAGCGTGCCGGTTTCGGCCGGTCGACAGAACGGTACCGCGACGAACTTCGGCCCGAGCCCGGGTCGCTACGCTTTTCTGCCCTGCCCCGCCAGTCCTACGTATGTTTGGCGGAGGCGGCGGGATGAACCCGCGCAAGATGAAGCAGATGATGGAACAGATGGGCATCGACATGGAGGACATCGATGCGCAGGAAGTAATTATCCGCACACCTGACGAGGAACTCGTCTTCGACGACGCGGAGGTCCAGCTCATGGAAGCGCAGGGCCAGAAAACGTACCAGGTCGTCGGCGAGCCTGAGAGCCGCGAACTCGGCTCCGGCGAGGGCTCGGCCGCGGCGGCTGCGGATGATGCCGACGAGAGCGGTAGCGACTCCGGCGTCGACGAGGACGACGTCGAACTCGTCGCGATGCGGGCGGGCGTCGACGAAGACACTGCGCGAGAAGCGCTGGAAGCCAACGACGGCGACCTCGCCGA
The genomic region above belongs to Haloarcula hispanica ATCC 33960 and contains:
- a CDS encoding nascent polypeptide-associated complex protein — translated: MFGGGGGMNPRKMKQMMEQMGIDMEDIDAQEVIIRTPDEELVFDDAEVQLMEAQGQKTYQVVGEPESRELGSGEGSAAAAADDADESGSDSGVDEDDVELVAMRAGVDEDTAREALEANDGDLADAVDELE
- a CDS encoding AEC family transporter, with translation MSLLTIFATAILPVVAVAAAGFALGRVKGTDPDALNTITVYVLAPALVVHSLTTSSLAGNTILSVVLAVVLFTAAMVLLAEGVGRLTGHSEPLLGAFVLVSIFPNTGNYGIPLADFAFGATGRSTAVLVTALQGVMLYTLGIYIAARGSGSSPLADMRRVFGVPLVYAVVVALALRWIGAVPPTDSTVMQTLELLGNASIPVMLLILGIQLSNVDGNSNLRSVGIASALKLLLAPVLAFAAVLAIGFQNQTVARVVVLLLATPTGVTTIILVGAFSHQTGDCSPGEFVSATVFLTTVVSAVTVTVLVWLLQSGLVL